Proteins co-encoded in one Cytobacillus sp. NJ13 genomic window:
- the nusG gene encoding transcription termination/antitermination protein NusG produces the protein MEKNWYVVHTYSGYENKVKANLEKRVESMGMQDKIFRVVVPEEEETELKNGKKKVVKRKVFPGYVLVEIVMTDDSWYVVRNTPGVTGFVGSAGSGSKPTPLLPEEVTNILKHMGVEEARFDIDFEIGETVQVKEGPFANFTGTIEDIDKDKAKIKVLVNMFGRDTPVELDFSQIEKL, from the coding sequence ATGGAAAAGAATTGGTATGTTGTTCATACGTACTCCGGCTATGAAAATAAAGTCAAAGCCAATCTGGAGAAACGTGTTGAATCGATGGGAATGCAAGATAAGATCTTCCGCGTGGTAGTTCCGGAAGAAGAAGAAACAGAATTGAAAAACGGCAAGAAAAAAGTAGTGAAGCGAAAAGTCTTCCCTGGTTATGTACTAGTAGAAATCGTGATGACGGATGATTCCTGGTATGTAGTAAGAAATACTCCGGGTGTAACTGGATTCGTAGGTTCAGCAGGTTCTGGCTCAAAGCCGACTCCGCTATTGCCGGAAGAAGTTACGAACATCCTTAAGCACATGGGTGTTGAAGAAGCCCGCTTTGATATCGACTTTGAGATCGGTGAAACAGTTCAGGTGAAAGAAGGTCCGTTTGCGAACTTCACAGGCACCATTGAAGATATTGATAAAGATAAGGCGAAGATTAAAGTGCTGGTTAACATGTTTGGCCGTGACACTCCGGTTGAACTTGATTTTTCACAGATTGAAAAACTGTAA
- the rplL gene encoding 50S ribosomal protein L7/L12, producing the protein MTKEQIIEAVKSMTVLELNDLVKAIEEEFGVTAAAPVAMAGGAAAGGAVEEQTEFDVVLASAGDQKIKVIKVVREITGLGLKEAKELVDNTPKALKEGVSKEEAEEVKAKLEEVGAGVEVK; encoded by the coding sequence ATGACTAAAGAACAAATCATTGAAGCAGTTAAATCTATGACTGTTTTAGAACTAAACGACTTAGTAAAAGCAATTGAAGAAGAATTTGGTGTAACTGCTGCTGCTCCTGTAGCAATGGCTGGTGGAGCTGCTGCTGGCGGCGCTGTTGAAGAACAAACTGAATTTGACGTTGTTCTTGCTTCTGCAGGCGACCAAAAAATCAAAGTTATCAAAGTGGTACGTGAAATCACAGGTCTTGGACTTAAAGAAGCAAAAGAACTTGTTGACAACACTCCTAAAGCTCTTAAAGAAGGCGTTTCTAAAGAAGAAGCTGAAGAAGTTAAAGCTAAGCTTGAAGAAGTTGGAGCTGGCGTTGAAGTTAAGTAA
- the sigH gene encoding RNA polymerase sporulation sigma factor SigH: MTLEKTVLYNVSNHACTVGGILVSADFKTIDENLIDFIQLEDEEIVELVHKGESEALDYLIHKYRNFVRAKARSYFLIGADKEDIVQEGMIGLYKAIRDFKEDKLSSFKAFAELCITRQIITAIKTATRQKHIPLNSYVSLDKPIYDEESDRTLMDVISGAKVMDPEELIINQEEFDHIEVKMSELLSDLERKVLALYLDGQSYQEISEELNRHVKSIDNALQRVKRKLERYLEVREFSL; the protein is encoded by the coding sequence TTGACGCTTGAAAAAACCGTGCTGTATAATGTTTCTAACCATGCTTGTACGGTCGGGGGGATCCTAGTGAGTGCTGACTTCAAGACAATCGACGAAAATCTTATAGACTTTATCCAGCTTGAGGACGAAGAAATAGTTGAGCTCGTGCATAAGGGCGAGAGTGAGGCGCTGGACTATTTGATTCATAAGTACCGCAATTTTGTCCGGGCAAAAGCAAGATCCTATTTTTTGATTGGCGCAGATAAAGAAGATATTGTACAAGAGGGAATGATCGGCTTGTACAAGGCGATCCGCGATTTTAAAGAGGACAAGCTGTCCTCATTTAAAGCGTTTGCCGAGCTGTGCATCACAAGGCAAATCATAACCGCCATCAAGACAGCGACCCGCCAAAAGCATATTCCGCTGAACTCTTATGTGTCTTTGGACAAGCCCATTTATGATGAGGAATCGGACAGGACGCTTATGGACGTAATCTCTGGGGCGAAGGTTATGGACCCTGAAGAGCTGATTATCAACCAGGAAGAATTTGATCACATTGAAGTGAAAATGTCCGAGCTTCTGAGTGACCTTGAACGAAAAGTGCTTGCCCTTTATTTGGATGGGCAGTCCTATCAGGAAATTTCCGAAGAACTGAACCGCCATGTTAAATCGATTGACAATGCCTTGCAGCGGGTGAAAAGAAAGCTGGAAAGATATTTGGAAGTGCGTGAATTTTCCCTGTAG
- the rpoB gene encoding DNA-directed RNA polymerase subunit beta, with translation MTGQLVQYGRHRQRRSYARISEVLELPNLIEIQTSSYQWFLDEGLREMFHDISPIEDFTGNLSLEFIDYSLGEPKYSVEESKERDVTYSAPLRVKVRLVNKETGEVKDQDVFMGDFPLMTETGTFVINGAERVIVSQLVRSPSVYFSGKLDKNGKKGFTATVIPNRGAWLEYETDAKDVVYVRIDRTRKLPVTVLLRALGFGSDQEIIDLIGDNEYIRNTLEKDNTESTEKALLEIYERLRPGEPPTVENAKSLLVSRFFDPKRYDLANVGRYKINKKLHIKNRLFGQKLAETLVDPETGEIIAEKGVTLDRRTLDRILPNLEKDIGFKTVSLLGGVVDDEVLLQSIKIYAPNEDGEKVINVIGNAYVEEAVKNISPSDIIASISYFFNLLHSVGDTDDIDHLGNRRLRSVGELLQNQFRIGLSRMERVVRERMSIQDTNTITPQQLINIRPVIASIKEFFGSSQLSQFMDQTNPLAELTHKRRLSALGPGGLTRERAGFEVRDVHYSHYGRMCPIETPEGPNIGLINSLSSFAKVNRFGFIETPYRRIDPETGKVTSRIDYLTADEEDNYVVAQANALLGDDGSFLDEEVVARFKGENTVVKRDRVDYMDVSPKQVVSAATACIPFLENDDSNRALMGANMQRQAVPLMQPEAPRVGTGMEYVSGKDSGAAVICKHEGIVEHVEAREVWVRRIQNVDGQEVKGDLDKYRMLKFIRSNQGTCYNQRPIVAVGNRVTKGEILADGPSMELGELALGRNVLVAFMTWDGYNYEDAIIMSERLVKDDVYTSIHIEEYESESRDTKLGPEEITRDIPNVGEDALRNLDERGIIRTGAEVKDGDLLVGKVTPKGVTELTAEERLLHAIFGEKAREVRDTSLRVPHGGGGIVLDVKVFNREDGDELPPGVNQLVRVYIVQKRKISEGDKMAGRHGNKGVISRILPEEDMPYLPDGTPVDIMLNPLGVPSRMNIGQVLELHLGMAARALGIHVASPVFDGAREEDVWATIEEAGMARDAKTVLYDGRSGEPFDNRVSVGVMYMIKLAHMVDDKLHARSTGPYSLVTQQPLGGKAQFGGQRFGEMEVWALEAYGAAYTLQEILTVKSDDVVGRVKTYESIVKGENVPEPGVPESFKVLIKELQSLGMDVKILSGDEEEIEMRDLEDEDDVQQAESLTIAPETQNEEQAVTKE, from the coding sequence TTGACAGGTCAACTAGTTCAGTATGGACGACACCGCCAACGTAGAAGTTACGCACGAATCAGTGAAGTTTTAGAATTACCAAATCTAATCGAAATCCAAACCTCTTCTTATCAATGGTTTCTTGATGAGGGTTTACGAGAAATGTTCCATGATATTTCTCCGATTGAAGACTTTACTGGTAATTTGTCGCTTGAATTTATTGATTACAGCCTTGGCGAACCAAAATATTCCGTTGAGGAATCGAAAGAACGAGATGTTACATATTCTGCACCTTTACGTGTGAAAGTGCGTCTTGTAAACAAAGAAACAGGCGAAGTTAAAGACCAGGATGTCTTTATGGGTGACTTCCCGCTTATGACAGAGACAGGTACGTTCGTTATTAACGGAGCGGAACGTGTCATTGTATCCCAGTTAGTACGTTCACCGAGCGTATATTTCAGTGGAAAGCTTGATAAAAACGGGAAAAAAGGCTTTACAGCAACCGTAATCCCGAACCGCGGCGCATGGCTTGAGTATGAAACAGATGCCAAAGACGTCGTATACGTCAGAATAGATCGTACTCGGAAACTGCCCGTTACGGTTCTTTTGCGTGCACTTGGGTTCGGCTCTGATCAAGAGATCATCGATTTGATTGGAGACAACGAGTACATTCGCAACACTCTTGAAAAAGATAATACTGAAAGTACAGAGAAAGCGCTACTTGAAATTTATGAGCGCCTTCGTCCGGGCGAACCGCCAACGGTCGAAAATGCGAAAAGCTTGCTTGTCTCAAGATTTTTCGATCCAAAGCGCTATGACCTGGCGAATGTTGGACGCTATAAGATCAATAAGAAGCTTCATATCAAAAATCGCCTGTTCGGTCAAAAACTGGCTGAAACGCTTGTGGATCCAGAAACTGGCGAAATTATTGCGGAAAAAGGCGTTACGCTTGACCGCCGCACATTAGACCGGATCCTTCCTAACCTGGAGAAGGATATCGGCTTTAAAACCGTAAGCCTTTTGGGCGGAGTAGTAGATGATGAAGTATTGCTTCAGTCTATTAAGATTTACGCGCCTAATGAAGATGGCGAAAAAGTCATCAATGTAATCGGCAATGCCTACGTTGAAGAAGCAGTGAAAAACATTTCACCTTCCGACATCATTGCATCAATCAGTTATTTCTTTAACCTTTTGCATTCTGTAGGAGATACAGATGATATCGACCATCTTGGAAACAGACGTCTTCGTTCAGTCGGAGAACTGTTGCAGAATCAGTTCCGTATCGGTCTTTCCCGTATGGAGCGTGTGGTCCGCGAGAGAATGTCCATCCAAGATACAAATACCATTACACCTCAGCAGCTGATTAATATCCGTCCTGTAATTGCGTCAATTAAAGAGTTCTTTGGAAGCTCGCAGTTGTCCCAGTTCATGGACCAGACAAATCCGCTTGCTGAACTGACACATAAACGCCGTCTTTCTGCGTTAGGACCTGGTGGTCTGACACGTGAACGTGCCGGCTTCGAAGTACGTGACGTTCACTACTCTCACTATGGGCGTATGTGTCCGATTGAAACGCCGGAGGGACCAAACATCGGTTTGATTAACTCCTTATCTTCATTTGCGAAGGTAAACCGTTTCGGATTTATTGAAACACCATATCGCCGAATTGACCCTGAAACAGGGAAAGTTACATCCCGCATCGACTATCTGACAGCTGATGAAGAGGATAACTATGTAGTGGCCCAGGCGAATGCACTTCTTGGTGACGATGGTTCATTCCTTGACGAAGAAGTAGTAGCCCGTTTCAAAGGGGAAAACACAGTTGTGAAACGCGACCGTGTTGACTACATGGATGTATCGCCTAAACAGGTAGTTTCTGCTGCGACGGCATGTATTCCATTCTTGGAAAACGATGACTCCAACCGTGCCCTAATGGGAGCGAACATGCAGCGTCAGGCTGTGCCTTTGATGCAGCCGGAAGCGCCAAGAGTTGGTACTGGTATGGAATATGTATCTGGTAAAGACTCAGGTGCTGCAGTTATCTGTAAGCATGAGGGAATTGTTGAGCATGTAGAAGCGCGCGAAGTTTGGGTTCGCCGCATTCAAAACGTGGATGGCCAGGAAGTTAAAGGTGATCTTGATAAATACAGAATGCTTAAATTCATCCGTTCCAACCAGGGAACTTGCTACAACCAGCGCCCAATCGTTGCTGTAGGCAACCGTGTAACAAAAGGAGAAATCCTTGCTGACGGACCTTCCATGGAACTTGGTGAACTAGCGCTTGGACGCAACGTTCTTGTCGCATTCATGACATGGGATGGATATAACTACGAGGATGCGATCATTATGAGTGAGCGCCTTGTAAAAGATGATGTTTATACATCTATCCATATTGAAGAATATGAATCAGAATCACGCGATACAAAGCTTGGACCTGAAGAGATTACAAGAGATATCCCTAACGTTGGGGAAGATGCACTGCGCAATCTGGACGAACGCGGAATTATCCGCACAGGTGCGGAAGTAAAAGATGGCGACCTTCTTGTTGGTAAAGTAACTCCTAAAGGGGTAACGGAACTGACAGCTGAAGAAAGGCTATTGCACGCAATCTTTGGTGAAAAAGCACGTGAAGTCCGCGATACTTCCCTTCGTGTGCCACACGGCGGCGGCGGTATCGTACTGGATGTTAAAGTGTTTAACAGGGAAGATGGAGATGAGCTTCCTCCAGGTGTAAACCAGCTTGTACGTGTATATATCGTTCAGAAGCGTAAAATCTCTGAAGGGGACAAGATGGCCGGACGCCACGGTAACAAAGGTGTTATCTCCCGTATTTTACCGGAAGAAGACATGCCTTACCTGCCGGATGGCACTCCAGTAGACATCATGTTAAACCCTCTTGGGGTTCCATCGCGTATGAACATCGGACAGGTGCTTGAGCTTCACCTTGGTATGGCTGCCAGAGCACTGGGCATTCACGTAGCATCTCCTGTATTCGATGGTGCCCGCGAGGAAGATGTGTGGGCAACGATTGAAGAAGCAGGCATGGCGCGTGATGCAAAAACTGTCCTTTATGATGGACGTTCAGGCGAGCCGTTTGACAACCGTGTATCAGTTGGTGTCATGTATATGATCAAACTGGCGCACATGGTTGACGATAAGCTCCATGCCCGTTCAACAGGACCTTACTCTCTTGTTACGCAGCAGCCATTGGGCGGTAAAGCTCAGTTTGGCGGACAGCGTTTCGGTGAGATGGAGGTTTGGGCACTTGAAGCATATGGTGCTGCCTATACACTTCAGGAGATCTTAACGGTTAAGTCCGATGACGTCGTTGGACGTGTTAAGACTTATGAATCAATCGTCAAAGGCGAGAATGTTCCTGAACCAGGCGTACCGGAGTCATTCAAGGTACTAATCAAAGAACTTCAAAGTTTAGGTATGGATGTTAAGATCCTTTCTGGCGATGAAGAAGAAATTGAAATGCGCGACCTGGAAGATGAAGATGATGTTCAGCAGGCTGAATCATTGACAATCGCTCCGGAAACGCAAAACGAAGAGCAAGCAGTTACGAAAGAATAA
- the rlmB gene encoding 23S rRNA (guanosine(2251)-2'-O)-methyltransferase RlmB yields the protein MSQDFIIGKNPVIEALKSERDINKIFIAEGSQSGQMQQVIGLAKSAGVLVQFVPKKKIDGMAEGNHQGVIAQVAAYQYAEIDDLFAAAEKKNEAAFFLLLDEIEDPHNLGSIMRTADAVGAHGIIIPKRRAVGLTATVAKASTGAIEYIPVVRVTNMARTIDELKERGVWIAGTDAKGKQDYRQMDGTMPIGLVIGSEGKGMGRLIRDKCDFLINLPMAGHVTSLNASVAASLLMYEVYRKRHPLEG from the coding sequence ATGAGCCAGGATTTTATCATCGGGAAGAATCCCGTTATTGAAGCATTAAAGTCAGAGAGGGATATTAATAAGATTTTTATTGCAGAAGGTTCGCAAAGCGGGCAGATGCAGCAGGTAATCGGTTTGGCGAAGTCAGCCGGGGTACTGGTCCAGTTCGTTCCCAAGAAGAAAATAGATGGGATGGCAGAGGGGAATCATCAGGGTGTCATCGCGCAGGTTGCTGCCTATCAATACGCAGAAATCGATGATTTGTTTGCTGCCGCAGAAAAGAAAAATGAAGCCGCATTTTTCTTGCTTCTGGATGAAATTGAAGATCCGCATAATCTGGGGTCCATCATGAGAACGGCTGATGCAGTCGGGGCACACGGGATTATTATTCCGAAAAGGAGAGCTGTCGGGCTGACGGCAACAGTAGCTAAAGCATCAACAGGAGCAATCGAGTATATCCCGGTTGTCCGTGTTACCAATATGGCCAGAACGATTGATGAATTAAAAGAAAGAGGCGTCTGGATCGCCGGTACAGATGCAAAGGGGAAACAAGACTACCGCCAGATGGATGGAACGATGCCTATAGGTCTTGTAATTGGAAGTGAAGGTAAAGGGATGGGCCGCCTGATTCGCGATAAATGTGATTTCCTCATTAACCTGCCGATGGCTGGACACGTTACTTCCCTTAACGCATCAGTGGCTGCTTCGCTGCTTATGTATGAGGTTTATCGGAAACGGCACCCGCTTGAGGGATAG
- the rplK gene encoding 50S ribosomal protein L11 translates to MAKKVIKLVKLQIPAGKANPAPPVGPALGQAGVNIMGFCKEFNARTAEQAGLIIPVEITVFEDRSFTFITKTPPAAVLLKKAAGIESGSGEPNRNKVATVKRDKVREIAETKMPDLNAASVEAAMRMVEGTARSMGIVIED, encoded by the coding sequence GTGGCTAAAAAAGTAATCAAACTTGTAAAGCTGCAAATCCCTGCAGGTAAAGCAAACCCTGCACCGCCAGTAGGACCGGCACTAGGTCAAGCAGGTGTTAACATCATGGGATTCTGTAAGGAATTTAATGCTCGCACAGCTGAACAAGCTGGCTTAATCATTCCTGTTGAAATCACGGTTTTTGAAGACCGTTCATTTACATTTATTACGAAAACTCCTCCTGCTGCAGTTCTTCTTAAGAAAGCGGCTGGAATCGAGTCTGGTTCTGGTGAACCAAACCGTAATAAAGTAGCAACAGTCAAGCGTGACAAGGTACGCGAGATTGCTGAAACAAAGATGCCTGATCTAAACGCTGCAAGCGTAGAAGCTGCAATGCGTATGGTTGAAGGTACTGCACGCAGCATGGGTATCGTTATCGAAGACTAA
- the rplA gene encoding 50S ribosomal protein L1, with protein sequence MAKKGKKYAEAAKLVDSSKAYPIAEAIELAKKTNFAKFDATVEVAFRLGVDPKKADQQIRGAVVLPNGTGKTQRVLVFAKGEKAKEAEAAGADFVGDSEYINKISQGWFDFDVIVATPDMMGEVGKLGRVLGPKGLMPNPKTGTVTFDVQKAVNEIKAGKVEYRVDKAGNIHVPIGKVSFEDEKLVENFNTIFDTMMKVKPAAAKGTYMKNVSVTSTMGPGVKVDPSSVAVK encoded by the coding sequence ATGGCTAAAAAAGGTAAGAAGTACGCAGAAGCTGCGAAGCTTGTTGATTCTTCAAAAGCTTACCCGATTGCTGAGGCAATTGAACTTGCGAAGAAAACTAATTTTGCAAAATTTGATGCAACTGTTGAGGTAGCATTCCGTCTTGGAGTTGACCCTAAGAAAGCTGACCAGCAAATCCGTGGAGCAGTTGTTCTTCCAAACGGAACTGGTAAAACTCAGCGCGTTCTTGTTTTCGCTAAGGGTGAAAAAGCGAAAGAAGCAGAAGCTGCTGGAGCAGATTTCGTAGGTGATTCTGAATATATCAACAAAATCAGCCAAGGCTGGTTCGACTTTGATGTAATCGTTGCTACACCTGACATGATGGGTGAAGTTGGTAAACTTGGCCGCGTATTAGGACCTAAAGGCTTAATGCCAAACCCTAAGACTGGCACAGTTACTTTTGACGTTCAAAAAGCAGTTAACGAAATCAAAGCAGGTAAAGTTGAATACCGTGTTGACAAAGCTGGTAACATCCACGTGCCAATCGGTAAAGTATCTTTCGAAGACGAAAAGCTTGTTGAAAACTTCAACACTATTTTCGATACAATGATGAAAGTGAAGCCTGCTGCTGCTAAAGGAACTTACATGAAGAACGTTTCTGTTACTTCTACTATGGGACCTGGCGTAAAAGTAGATCCTTCATCTGTTGCAGTAAAATAA
- the secE gene encoding preprotein translocase subunit SecE → MQRIVNFFREVGREMKKVSWPKRKELTNYTVTVLATVTFFALFFAVIDLGISELIRLILE, encoded by the coding sequence ATGCAGCGCATCGTGAATTTTTTCCGTGAAGTTGGCCGGGAAATGAAAAAGGTCAGCTGGCCTAAACGCAAAGAGCTGACAAACTATACTGTTACCGTTCTTGCTACAGTTACGTTCTTCGCTCTGTTTTTTGCAGTGATTGACCTGGGAATTTCTGAATTGATTCGTTTAATTCTTGAATAA
- the rplJ gene encoding 50S ribosomal protein L10 translates to MSSIIEQKKQIVEEIADKLKSSLSTVVVDYRGLTVAEVTELRKQLREAGVEFKVYKNSMTRRAAEAAELSGLNEALTGPNAIAFSTEDVVAPAKILNDFAKKHEALEIKAGVIEGNVASVEDIKALAELPSREGLLSMLLSVLQAPIRNLALAAKAVADQKEEQGA, encoded by the coding sequence ATGAGCAGCATTATCGAACAAAAGAAACAAATCGTAGAAGAAATTGCTGATAAGCTTAAATCAAGTTTATCAACAGTTGTTGTTGACTACCGTGGTCTTACTGTTGCTGAAGTTACTGAACTTCGTAAACAGCTTCGTGAAGCTGGCGTAGAATTCAAAGTATACAAGAATTCAATGACTCGCCGTGCTGCTGAAGCTGCTGAACTTTCCGGTTTAAACGAAGCTTTAACTGGACCTAACGCAATCGCGTTCAGCACAGAAGATGTAGTTGCTCCAGCGAAAATCCTAAATGATTTCGCGAAAAAGCATGAAGCACTTGAAATTAAAGCAGGTGTAATTGAAGGAAACGTCGCTTCAGTAGAAGATATTAAAGCTCTTGCTGAACTACCATCACGCGAAGGCTTGCTATCTATGCTACTCAGCGTACTTCAAGCACCTATCCGCAATCTTGCTCTTGCTGCAAAAGCTGTTGCAGATCAAAAAGAAGAACAAGGCGCGTAA
- a CDS encoding NYN domain-containing protein, protein MDILLVDGYNIIGAWPELRELKNKDLSSARDRLIEKMAEYQGYSGYRVIVVFDAHYVKGTEKKFKDSKIEVIFTRNNETADERIEKLAIDLSNIKTQIHVATSDFTEQWVIFGQGALRKSARELLNEMNLIESSIEKKVKKIQQKKPVSKIPLSDEVAEIFEKWRRGGQ, encoded by the coding sequence ATGGACATCCTTCTTGTTGACGGATACAACATAATTGGTGCTTGGCCAGAACTCAGGGAGCTCAAAAACAAGGATTTATCGTCAGCCAGAGACCGCCTGATTGAAAAAATGGCCGAGTACCAGGGATATTCCGGGTACAGAGTGATTGTCGTGTTTGATGCCCATTATGTAAAGGGCACGGAAAAAAAGTTTAAGGATTCAAAGATCGAAGTTATTTTTACAAGAAATAATGAAACGGCCGATGAACGCATTGAAAAATTGGCTATCGATCTCAGCAATATTAAAACCCAAATTCATGTGGCAACCTCCGATTTTACAGAGCAATGGGTCATATTTGGCCAGGGAGCCCTAAGAAAATCAGCCAGGGAGCTGCTTAATGAAATGAATTTGATTGAAAGCAGCATCGAAAAAAAAGTAAAAAAAATTCAGCAGAAAAAGCCTGTATCCAAGATACCTCTAAGTGATGAAGTGGCAGAAATTTTTGAAAAATGGCGCAGAGGAGGCCAATGA
- a CDS encoding class I SAM-dependent methyltransferase — protein MSEHYYSQTQKVESSPKTWSYTLKEYPFRFKTDNGVFSKGEVDFGSRLLIETFEQPEAEGNILDVGCGYGPIGLTAAKLMPERTVHMIDVNERALGLAKENAELNGIKNVQIYESDRLENTKGNKYAAILTNPPIRAGKKVVHDIFEQSFNSLISGGELWVVIQKKQGAPSAIDKLTELFGEVETAEKKKGYFILRAKKD, from the coding sequence ATGTCTGAACACTACTATTCCCAAACGCAAAAAGTTGAAAGCAGTCCTAAAACCTGGAGTTATACTCTAAAGGAGTATCCATTCCGCTTTAAAACAGATAATGGTGTTTTTTCAAAGGGTGAAGTGGATTTCGGTTCAAGATTATTAATTGAGACTTTTGAACAGCCGGAAGCTGAAGGAAACATTCTTGATGTCGGCTGCGGATACGGGCCAATTGGGCTGACTGCAGCAAAGCTAATGCCTGAACGGACTGTTCATATGATTGATGTGAATGAGAGGGCGCTCGGTCTTGCGAAGGAAAATGCTGAATTGAACGGGATTAAAAATGTGCAAATCTATGAAAGTGACCGCCTTGAAAATACAAAAGGCAATAAGTATGCGGCCATTCTGACAAACCCGCCAATCCGTGCCGGGAAAAAGGTTGTTCATGATATTTTCGAACAAAGTTTTAATTCGCTAATTTCTGGAGGAGAGCTATGGGTTGTCATCCAGAAAAAGCAGGGTGCACCATCTGCCATCGACAAACTCACAGAGTTATTCGGCGAAGTGGAGACGGCAGAAAAGAAAAAAGGCTATTTTATTTTAAGAGCAAAAAAAGATTGA
- the rpmG gene encoding 50S ribosomal protein L33 — MTKKVILACSVCGSRNYSTAGKNDSARLELKKFCSTCSAHTIHKETK, encoded by the coding sequence ATGACTAAAAAGGTAATTTTGGCTTGCTCTGTATGTGGTTCCAGAAATTATTCCACTGCAGGCAAAAATGATTCTGCAAGGCTGGAACTGAAGAAGTTCTGCAGCACATGCAGTGCTCATACGATCCATAAAGAAACAAAGTGA
- a CDS encoding Mini-ribonuclease 3 — MLHYENKIDEKQLNSLALAYMGDAVFETYIRHHLLQNGRVRPHFLHKEATRYVSAKAQSIIIHELIDSERLTEEELAVVRRGRNAKSGSVPKNTDVQTYRYSTAFESLIGYLFLSKRQERMEELILESIHLVEKRKGGAAK, encoded by the coding sequence ATGCTTCACTATGAAAACAAAATAGATGAAAAACAATTGAATAGTCTTGCCCTGGCGTATATGGGGGATGCGGTATTTGAAACCTATATACGCCACCATCTCCTTCAAAATGGACGGGTTCGGCCCCATTTTCTCCATAAGGAGGCAACCCGGTATGTTTCTGCAAAAGCCCAGTCCATAATCATTCATGAATTAATTGACTCTGAACGGCTGACGGAGGAAGAATTAGCAGTAGTCCGCAGGGGGCGAAATGCAAAGTCCGGTTCGGTTCCGAAAAATACAGATGTCCAAACATACAGATACAGCACAGCTTTTGAATCTCTGATCGGCTATCTGTTTTTGTCGAAGAGACAGGAGCGGATGGAAGAACTGATTCTGGAATCCATACATTTAGTTGAGAAAAGGAAAGGAGGAGCGGCAAAATGA